The following are encoded in a window of Arthrobacter antioxidans genomic DNA:
- the tsaE gene encoding tRNA (adenosine(37)-N6)-threonylcarbamoyltransferase complex ATPase subunit type 1 TsaE, with the protein MSPAPDWSASYDVGSATALQALAVGLAQHLRAGDLLVLSGELGAGKTTFTQGLGRGLAVEGRIISPTFVLVRQHRSRSGLPGLVHVDAYRLESAAAVDDLDLEATLDANVTVIEWGAGRVEHLAGSWLRVDITRPLGGTGRGGPGAGLVTDFDDDGEDEVRTVTLSGAGPRWRGGPPALALD; encoded by the coding sequence ATGAGTCCGGCTCCTGACTGGTCGGCGTCCTACGACGTCGGCTCGGCCACCGCGCTGCAGGCGCTCGCCGTCGGTCTCGCGCAGCACCTGCGGGCGGGGGACCTGCTGGTCCTCTCGGGTGAACTGGGCGCGGGCAAGACCACGTTCACCCAGGGGCTCGGGCGGGGCCTCGCCGTCGAGGGCCGCATCATCTCGCCCACCTTCGTGCTCGTCCGCCAGCACCGCTCGCGCAGCGGCCTGCCGGGCCTCGTCCATGTGGACGCCTACCGCCTCGAGAGCGCGGCCGCCGTCGACGACCTCGACCTCGAAGCCACCCTCGACGCCAACGTCACGGTCATCGAGTGGGGCGCCGGACGCGTGGAGCACCTGGCCGGCAGCTGGCTCCGCGTGGACATCACCCGGCCGCTCGGCGGCACCGGTCGGGGCGGGCCCGGCGCAGGCCTGGTCACGGACTTCGACGACGACGGCGAGGACGAGGTGCGCACCGTCACGCTCTCGGGCGCCGGTCCACGCTGGCGCGGCGGACCGCCGGCGCTGGCGCTCGACTAG
- the tsaB gene encoding tRNA (adenosine(37)-N6)-threonylcarbamoyltransferase complex dimerization subunit type 1 TsaB codes for MLLLALDTSAAATVALLHDDTVVCRFASADTRSHAEVLAPAVHRILAEAGVTGTELDAVVAGVGPGPFTGLRAGLVTARTLGFVWDVPLHGVMSLDALAFDAAAVGAVRAGSAFLAGTDARRGEVYWAAYRAPSQPGALPELLDGPHVGTASTLPAGQPLVGRAAGLYPDDVDGVPAFAASDPDAASLARVARLRLLAGAPLRDTSPLYLRESDAQVPGPRKRATA; via the coding sequence GTGCTTCTCCTCGCCCTCGACACCTCCGCCGCGGCCACCGTGGCGCTCCTGCACGACGACACCGTCGTCTGCCGGTTCGCCAGTGCTGACACGCGCTCGCACGCGGAGGTCCTCGCGCCCGCGGTGCACCGGATCCTGGCCGAGGCCGGGGTGACGGGGACCGAGCTCGACGCCGTCGTCGCCGGTGTCGGCCCTGGTCCGTTCACCGGACTGCGCGCCGGTCTCGTCACCGCCCGGACCCTCGGCTTCGTGTGGGACGTACCGCTGCACGGGGTCATGAGCCTGGACGCCCTGGCCTTCGACGCCGCCGCGGTTGGTGCGGTGCGGGCCGGCAGCGCGTTCCTCGCGGGCACGGATGCGCGCCGCGGCGAGGTGTACTGGGCGGCATACCGTGCGCCGTCGCAGCCCGGAGCCCTGCCCGAACTCCTCGACGGTCCCCACGTCGGGACCGCTTCCACCCTCCCCGCGGGGCAGCCGCTCGTCGGCCGCGCCGCAGGCCTGTACCCCGACGACGTCGACGGGGTGCCCGCCTTCGCGGCGTCGGACCCGGACGCCGCGTCCCTGGCACGCGTGGCCCGCCTGCGGCTGCTCGCCGGCGCGCCCCTGCGGGACACCTCGCCGCTCTACCTGCGGGAGTCGGACGCGCAGGTGCCCGGGCCGAGGAAGCGGGCGACGGCGTGA